Genomic segment of Plasmodium brasilianum strain Bolivian I chromosome 8, whole genome shotgun sequence:
CGTGTTGAAAAGTGGTATAAGTAAAAGCgaagaagaaatatatgaacaccTTGCCTGGTACAGGCAATTCGTctcttataaaaatttaaaaaataaatatactaaCAGTATCAGCATCATCAACATAAAtgtaacagaaaaaaaaaaaaaaaaagaactagTGTTCATTACGTTTTTGCGTGTTTCTTTTCCTCTTCTCACATTCTCCGTTAATTACTCGTTTCTTTTCCCCTTATatttatggaaaaataataactaaGCTATATtttacacacacacacacacatacatacacatacacacacaatATAGGatcaaaagaaaaacgaCTCAAAagttgaagaaaaaaaatatatgatacaaaagtggaaagaaaaaaaaagtataaaaaaaaagataagcaaaaaaaaaatatatgatgcATGCTAGGTGTATGTTCTCTCTGATTAGataccctttttttttttttttttccctctctGAATCAAGGCagtttctttttctctttttatcaCTAGTTGTTACTAATGTTAATGATTCATTTAAAACCATTGCCGTAATGCAGAACAAGAATCcgacataaaaaatatggagcTACAACAAATGAAGAAGGacgaaatgaaaataaaaaaaaaaatgcgaGAAGAGTAAacagaaggaaaaaaaaaaaaaaatatagaatacgataatgaattaaatatagtgcgcagtaataatattatacatatcaGTAAGGTAAgactataatttttctttttttttttcttttttttttttctcatcttTTCCGAACgcagtattaaaaaaaagaaacaaatgaTACAGGAACAGCTCAacagcaaaaaaaaggaggaaatgaaaaaaaatgtaaaataaaacgcACGCTTATATATGCACGTGTTCACACGTCtgcatgcatatatttatgtatgtacgtatgcatatgcgagtgtgtatacgtatatacatgtatgcgTATACACGTTTATGCAATACTGAATTTCATGTATACCCAcagaaaatagaaaaatctCAAAAGAGCATCCTGTCTGAAGAAATGTTACAAAGAATAAATGAGAGAAATGAACGGTTAGcgaagaagagaaaaaaagagaaaaaaaaaaaaaaaatacatatattctttttaaaaataaaaaatatcaaattatcttatatatgtacattatgAGGAGaactaaatatataataatagagtaaaattattgtgaaaatattataatatagtacttttaaaatatttgttctaTAAATTTACCTTTACCTTTACCTTtagattttattttatttttattttttaatctttattttatattattttatttgttatttattatttgatatttttttatttgatatttttttatttgatatttttttatttaatattttttactcattttttattttcattttttatatttttttcttttcttattttcctCCATTTTGCttgttttctcttttctCAACTTTTCAAgcattttacaaaaaaaggtTCAGTCCAACATGAACATCAACGAGGAGAATAACGAGAAGGACAAAAAGATACACAAGCAAaagtatatgcatatacaaaGCAAATTGCTAAGCAACACAGGTACATATCATTAAAtgcacataaaaataaatgcacggaatgtttatatatatatatatatatatatgtatctgttcttactttttttttctttttttttttatttcttaccAGCGCAAAATTgcacatttattatattacatacacatcattatattttatctactgtatgtgcatattattgttatttttatattccttatttgtacaaagaaaaaaaaagcttaaaATGGTGAGAACGCCATCAACATTTTATACATGTTCACTTCGATTTTAAAGTGCTTCAATAAATTTCTTGTTTAATATCGTATTGtactgtttttatttttatatcttttactttttatttttccgctgcttttattttacattgcATACTCGTCCCACGGCGCACGAAGGCAAAAAAGTTTTAAGTATAGCGCCTTCAGGATTTAGCTCATAACAGactgtattatatatatatatatgaatatacaaatatgagcatatgcatttattcatttatacttatatataatgcatatgGCATACAACCGCTCTGTTCGTATTCGTTAGTGCCAATTATTTGTTAGCTCATTTATAAATCattacatgtgtatatgcatatacttatattgtaaatatacaaataacattttttagtttattatcattttgttcatattactattttttttgtatgattTAATTAAACACATCATTTCGGCCGCTTTGTATATGTAACTGTTTGCTTGTGCTTGACGTATgttcatatgtacattttttccaTGCGTACGTTGAAagatatatacacatatatatacatatcctCGTAATATCTTTGCAATTTTAACCATAGATAATCTATTGAAACGGATTGAATCAACTGTAGAGACcataaagaatattttgtagtttttttattcctggcactatttattttaagtaCTACTTTGCTTCGCCCtctccttttatttttaatttcaatttCATTTTCCCTATCCTTTacattattctttatttatatattttattttattttttttttttttttgttcttatatatatcatgaaCGCATTAGAgaattattgttaatttttttttttttttttttttttaaattaaacttTTAAAACATGCAAAATAGAAATAGCAAATAAAGTAAGCATAATATTataggagaaaaaaaaaaaaaaaaaaaaaaatatatatatatatatatatacctaaaaCATTACCGCATTATGGAAtacgaaaaaattaaaaaaaatatacctaAAACAATACTATATTATggaatatgataaaaaaaaaaaaaaaaaagttaataaaaCGTGCATGTAATaacaagaaaaacaaaattattagtGTACAAAAAAGTAGTCAGTGAGAGGATGAAAATTAAGTATTCAAGGAttctgtatatatttgtttatcacctactgcatatatgtgtaaatagGAATAAGACACGTTGCTACAGTAGTAAGTGAACAACGAAAAGatggattaaaaaaaaaaaaaaaaaaaagaaacaactGTTGTTTTTTAcgcgtatgtatgtatgtgtatgtatatccTTTCTAATAATACCACCTCTGTTTTCTCGTCCGCACATAACTCTTTAAAGCGTGTCTGTTACACTCGTCATTTCGTTTGTACGTTCCGTATATAACACCCTTTCGCTTCATCGCTGCAACCCGCATGTGGGATGATAAAGCGGTCATGAggaaatgtttatttttttttgtttcattgtGCTTTGTTTCATTGTGCTTTGTTTAACTGTGCTTCGTTTAACTGTGCTTCGTTTAACTGTGCTTCGTTTAACTGTGCTTCATTTCTTTCTCCTTCCCGTTTCCCTCATTtcactttttatttcttttttctcccCTCTCTCCTTCAGAAAATTTCGTTTCAAAAAATGCTGCTCCGAAAACAGAAAGAAATGGTCGACCGGTCGATTTAACTGATAACGTTGATTCACTGGTAGAAAAGATTTTAGGTGTAGTACATTATTTGGAGgatgtaaataattatgttatagattttaaaaaagaattattaacaaaGCTGGAATACCTAGTACAACATGATGCAGCTTTGTATGAATCTTATGAACACAAcgaaaatatattcaatgaaatatatacctataaTGAGAGTAAATTGAGTAGATATTCAAAATACTTGGATGACTTGAAGAATGAAAAActagaaatatttaataataccaTAAATAACATTCAGAaggagaatatatattacgtgAACTTTGTTTACAAAAACCTCCTTACCAAAATTGATCTCCTGAGTGACCTCAATAAGAAGGTTTGTGTGtatacacatgcatatgtttatggttgtgtacacatatgcatgtatgtttatacgcatacatatgattgtgtgtgtatgtatgtaaggGCTTGTTTTGGTtccattttaatatttcaaattgGTACATTTATGCGCTTGTTGCACCCCCCAgtaacatacatatatatatatatatatatatatacatatacatactaaTGTGCATACAGTTTTACCCTTCCCGTTTTTTACTACCGTGAGTATTTTTTCGCATTGTGGACTTTGCTAAGTCCAGTTGCACATGGCCAGTTCTtagttttaatttgttttgcTCCACTTGTAATGTTATATGCAAAATTGTATTTAGTTGTGTGCGCATTTGGGTGCAATTTTGCCCATTTTGACTTACTTTGTCTCATTTTGTCTCATTtgctctcttttttttttgcttagaAACTGGACAAGGAGAAGAGAAGAAATTTGCACGAACTGACCAAGTACTTGGACAGGCTGAAAGTTAAGCTGCTAGGCATACAAAAGCTATTCAACAAGGTGTTAATAGAAAAATCAGTAACAATCAAAAAGGCAAATGACGAAAATAGAGGACTGTTTGAATTATCTGCTAGCGATTATTTGCATGGAAATAGCAACTTTGACACGTTTTCAAGTTACGtaataaatgattttttactaaatgataaaagaataaatgtaGTCAATTACAacaataattctttttttaagaataattttatgtatttcaattttttgttcaatTATATCAAGGAAAGGAGCGACAATGACAGCAAGCGTGTGAATAGCAAGAATGTGagtaataaaacaaatgtgTATAATAGGAACAATTTTAAcgtttacatttatttgaAAGACCCGCTAATAGAGGAGCATGATATGTCTTACTTGGGTTACTACGTGGTTGCTGACTTGTACATAATTGATGTTATTATAAAGAATGTTGAACGCATTGCTGAGAATAAGTGGAATAGTAAAAAGGTATATACAGATGTGTTAGTGTGTATAGATAATTATATagttaaatataatgtactgtctagtaatatttatttagatATGCAAGCGGACATTAAGCCCATTTTTAAaggtagtagtagtagtaatggtagtagtagtagtagtagtaatggtagtagtagtagtagtagtaatggtagtagtagtagtagtagtaatggtagtagtagtaatggtagtagtagtagtaatggtagtagtagtaatggtagtagtagtagtaatggtagtagtagtagcagtagtagtagtaatggtagtagtagtaatggtagtagtagtagtaatggtagtagtagtaatggtagtagcagtagcagtagttATAACAACTCAgttgaagagaaaaaaattgcagTTATTCTTGCACAGctagaaagaaaaaagagattgaattatagaaatacaatttttaaggatgattattataaaaaaatagtcgaaaaaaaaataaaaaaggacgaaaggaaaaaaggttTGAATTatggtatatataataaatctactttatcatatattagaaagaaaaatatattttttgattcatacaaagaatattataaaaaatttttatccttATATACGTATGAAGAAATATTCAATATCATGTGTAGTAACAACAATAAGTGTATTAGCAGTATTATTAACTCCTTAAATGTTGTTAATAGcaatacttttattttaaaaagtcatttgaaattaaaaaaggagtTGAAAAAGTTCTTTCAGACGAATCAGAACAAACTGcgttataaaataaattcggGTGCTACTTGTCCGAGTGTTGATAATTATCTGCTTAGAAATGAGTCCAAAGTTGATGCCGCAATTAGCGGTAGTGTTATGAACTGTAGCGGAGCAAATGACAATACGGAACATATCAACAAGGTACATGAGGACCATTTGAATAAATGTCCAGTACAAAGCagtaacatatttattaacaaaGAAATGTGTGTGAGAGAGTTGAATACACGCCCAGTGCTTGACAATGATGACCATTTTATCAATATGAACAATGTTGATGATTATTTGAATACATATTATGTGTCTTATCATGAATCCTTTAAAGTAGTTAAAAAAGAGCACTACTTTTCTGTTTTATCGCACATTTTTGAgacttatttaaaaaatgcacACTCAAATGATATCATTAATAGGTACCCATACTTAAAAAGTACGAGTAATATTACTATTCATTTTTTGGGCATGTTACCTGAGATTATGAAACTTTCCAAAACGTCCAAATACTGCGATTCTTTGTATGCCTTGGGAAATACCTACCTACAGAAGGGGACAGAATTTGAACGTGAGGAACAGGGGGAAGAAGATGCAGAGGCGGATGGGATAGGAGATAAAGCGGCGGAAGAGAGAGATGACAAAAGGGACGAAGTAATAAACACCGAGATAAGCACCGAAATTgcgtttttaaaaaagtataataataagtaCATGCAACTGTTTCAGCATCACTTAGAAGAAGAGATAAAATTTATcaattattttgaaattttgaTACAGAAAAAGATGGCAATTATTGTTGAAGAAAATgagtttttaaaattatatattttttatggtaaGAAGAGTTTACCGAATTTACCTTATACTCCCATTTTTTTTAGCTGTAGAACAATTATTAAGATAGAAGTATTAAGAGATGTTAAAACAAAGCAAATAATATACTCCAGTAGATCTTTCTTTTTAGAAACGTTAATAactttaaaagaatataaaattaggAATGAAAGTGCATATATAATCATCGAAACTTCAGATGAAAAGAGTTCAATAAagaaaagattaaaaatggaaatgctTTATCGTATGTCCCCCATGTCACATATAAATGCTTACATTATTTCTAATAAAGGCAGAGAGACTGTATATCACAAAGGAAATGTTTATCAGAGATCTGCCAGCGATATTAAGCATGTTATCAGTGATATTCGAAAtgactttttaaatattatactaCCGCAGTATAACTTATTCGATCTCTTTGACagtcacatatatattattatatgtttaagGAATGAAAACTGCTGAAATTtgcaattaattttttttttttagatgaAGAATATTATGCAGTACTGAAAATGGCGCAGTAACACTCGCAGTAACACTTGCGGTAGgggtagtagtagtagtagtagtagtagtagtagtagtagtagtagttagtagtagtagtagtagtagtagtagtagtagtagtagtagtagtagtgtAGTAGTAGTTAGTTAGTAGTAgttagtagtagtagtagtagtagtagtagtagtagtagtagtagtagtagtagtagttagtagtagtagtagtagtagtagtagtagtagtagtagtagtagtagtagtagtagtagtagtagtagtagtagtagtagtagtagtagtagtagtagtagtagtagtagtagtagtagtagttagtagtagtagtagtagtagtagtagtagtagtagtagtagtagtagtagttagtagtagtagtagtagtagtcagtagtagtagtagttagtagtagtagtagtagtagtagtagtagtccTTCCCGCCCTTTCAACTCTtgtaacattttaaatagcCCTTTTGCAAAAATTGCATTAGGAATAAAGACTAGGAGTGTACGCAGATACACTTTGTGCGCGCCCAGGCATTTACATGTTTGCTAGCTGTTTGGTTAGGGGCTTTCCTAGCGATTGTGCTTGCCAGTTCAcccctttttttaatgtCATATCTAGGTAATTTTAGCATTTATACCTTATgctatatttcttttttttgccGTTAAAATGTAATGCATTTCTTGGTACACCCTTACGAGTAGTGCGTATGCGACAGTGGTTGTGCGTTTATACGTATGCGTGTGTTTACATATGTGGGCATTTGCATATTCGACTATATATTGTACCCATATATGGTGCATTCTtccttaaattattaatcaTGACCCCCCTCTGTATGtatctctttttcttttttttatatcatccACTGACGATGCAGGAGGAACCCCTTTCTTATATCACGTACCATGAGAagctcatttttttttttttttcgttataattaaaattttcatttttgaaaaacatGTTTTTAAAACGTTTACATCTTtgcacataatttttttttttttgttatatatacatatatatatattgccaAAATTagatttattacatttaccTGCAGCGGCATAAgctttaattatatatggtCTTAATATGTTAACGAATCTGCGCattgataaatataaaaaaagataaaatttaacagttatttatatatttaaaaaaaaaaaaaaaaaaaaaaatactcgTTTCGAACAAAGGGTATAGTTATACCACATGTTTAAGTAATAGCAACTTTGTAATATAAGACCCTCTTCGGTATAtgttaaagaaaataaaaaagagtagCACACCTTCACCGCATCATTGGAATGATACACACTCTTGTAAAATTTGCccacatatatgtgtatgtgtgtgtgtgtatgtttgtgtatgtgtgtgtgtgtatgtttgtgtatgtatgtgtgtatgattgtatgtatatctataCGTATTTGTGCTTGGACGCATATTTTGAAGAGTTCATCTTTTGAAggttaatgtaaaaaaaaaaaaaaaaactttgcCGAGTCGCACCGCATGTGTTGGAGAAAATTATACGTGGCacatttaaacaaaaaaaataaaaaattaaaaaattaaaaaataaaaaaaatataaaataaaaaataaaaaaaataaaaaataaaaaaaatataaaataaaaaaattaaaaaataaaaaataaaaaataaaaaaaatataaaataaaaaaaatataaaataaaaaatataaaaaacaatatataacaaGTATGTACggaatacacatatatgtgtgaCACAAATAAACAAGCATAATAGGAACAGCATGctgaatgaaaataatacatgGCACACAATTCTTCTTCGTACATAGAGGCCATTGTTGGGATGTTCGCAGTGCACAAGGTCCTTTTCCAACTAGCACACATGTGCGATGTCCTAATACTGACCAGCTGCTGTATATGCAATTAGCCCCACCAAGTTGCTATCTACCTGGGGAATAGTGATGCTTCACCGAAAAAGCAACTTCGAGCATCAAACCTTCGCTTTTGAAGATATCACCCATTTGATGTTAATACACACAGGAAATTTGACAGAAACACCTGCAGTGGTAGAAGCAGCAACTCCCTTTCCCACCCCCTTTTATTCCTCCTTCATTTCCTCCTCGTCAATGTTATACGGCATGGGAGAAAACGGATCGTCATTTTGCACATCCGCAACATTCGCTTTCTGAACTGGGGAAAACATTTGAACATCTTGTGCATGTTGTCTTACCTGTACAGGTGACTGTAGAATATATGCTGGAGATAAAGgatgattattattaatagCAGTATTTTTGTCGTATACAGGAGAACTAATAGAATAGGCTGGAGATGTTGGAGAAAATTTTGGGGAGGTAATTGAATAAGGAGAATATTGAGGACTACTTGGGTTGTTAGGTACAGGAGATGTTGGAGAATATTGAGGCGAGGTGGGGGAATATTTTGGCGAAGTGACTGAATATACAGGGGATATCATACTATATTTTCTATTGGCATTGGTAAGATCATTCGATTGGTTATAACTGCTATAATTACCGCTACTACTGTTATTGTTTGGAGAGGTTGGGGAGTAATACGCATTATTTGCGTTATATGTAGGAGATGTTGGAGAATAAGAAGGAGAGTATACATTGTTCTGTATATGAGGTTTTGGAGAAAAAATGTCCATCATGGGGTTTATCATAGGGTTTGTCATAGGAATTGGTGAATACATAACTGGTGACTGAATATTGGTAGCCATATTAGCCTTTGgagaaaaaacattataattattcatcatattattactactatttgtaatattatttttgggagaaaataataaattagtaTCCATTAACTGCTGATTGTTATTATCGAAAGGAGAAAAAGGAGAATGAATAACAGATGTTGGAGACTTTGGCGATTGAATAGTTGGAGAAAATTTCCCCCCTAATTTTAAAGTATCTAAATTATTGAAATCGTTTTTCGTAGGTGAGATAATATTATCAGTATAGTTTTGTATATACTGTGGTGATAATATACTATtcatactattattactatttgtACTGTTATCTATTGGTGCAGTTGGTGATAACAAATTCGCATTATATGTAGGGGAAAATGGTAAAGGCGaatttaatgtatttatagCTATAGGTGATTGAAGACCATCTGGTGTTATACCATGATGACTATCAGGAGTTGTAAAACCTGCACTTGTTATATCTTGAATAGTTTCTAAATTTTGATTTGCATCATTTAATTTCTCATTATCAATAATTATATCAAATACACCAGTACCTATTTTACATAGTTGACCTAACATTATGTTTTCTGTTATGCCTCTTAGATTATCTACTTGTGCAAATGCAGCTGCTTCTAATAAGATTTCCACTGTTTCTTCAAAACTACATTTTACTAATGGACCCTTATCTACTCTATTAATTCCATGTCTTGTTATTGACATCAAATATCCTTTTTGTGTCATTACATCGCATAATATGGATAAGTGTCTATAATTAACATATGAACTATCAAAAGAGATTACTGTTCGTAATTCTTTTAGTAATGCTCTTCTTACTGCTTCTATACCTAACACTTCAAATATTTCTACTATATCATTTGATacagtttttttaaaatctaCAAGTGGTGCACAAAAAATGCTTTCTAAATTACAACCATCTGTGTCTAATACCCAATGAGAGCTTCTAATAAATTTTCCCTTATCTGAGTCATATGTAATCTTTGGCTCTTCTCTCATGTAAACTTTAGTTATGTTTTCTATTCCCCTTAATTTGAGTGATGACAAACACTGTTCCATTAGCTTTTTTAGAAACGTATCTTCAGTGTCTTCTTTCGACAACAGTGGATTATTTCCGCTGTTGTTGTTCATCCCTCCGTTATTGTTCATACCACTGTTATTGTTCAAACCACCGCTATTATTCATCGCGCTGCTATTGTTCCCACTTCCGttattactactgctactggTGGTACTGGTACTGCTGCTACTACTGCTTCCTCCGCTACCCCCACTTCTGCCACTTTTGTTACTGCTCTTCATTTGCAGATCATTTTCCGCTGTTTTTGCACTCAGCTTGGAATATGCATCTTCTTGATTCATTGACtctttcatattttcaagattgtaattattattcctCTTGCTATTACTAGAATGGTGGTTTTCATCCATAGCTCTCGTCTGGTTACCTCCAAAAAGAAAATCGTCATCTTCATCATCGCTATCCCCTTTGTCCGATGTTACCACCACTGATGCGGCTGATGTGCCTGCTCCACTTCGTccctttttaatttgttttccCTCTCCCTCATTGTTCACCCCTCGATTGTTGTTACTATCAGCTGCATTATTTACATCGTTGCTATTGTTGTTTGAGATATGCATGTTATTACTACCATTGTTTGTGCTTCCTCCATTGTTGACGTTTCTGTGTGAACGGCTGCTATTTTGACTGAAGGCATCCTCTTCCTTTATTTGATTTAAAGcgttattgttattaatagCTGTATCAGCAGGAGTAGCCTTCTTCGTTTTAAACGAATTAGCAATATTGTTATagtcttcttcttcttcttcctcctCTTCATATCCATTTGCATTTTCTCCATCGTCGGTCAAAAAATTGTACTCCCCATTTAAGTATTTAACTCTAATTCTTAAAATTAGATCCTCAGAATTATCATCTGTGTAAATAATATCTAATTCATCACTTGAGAAGACTGAATAGATGATATAAACAATTTCTTTcatagttaattttttttcattaacatGTATATTCGTTAACTGTATTCTTAGTACCCACTCTCCTAAAGAATATTGTGTATCATCTTCATCTGGGAATTCATAAAATTCATTAACCCATATTTTATCCTCTTCTAGTATAGTACTAGTTGTATTAGGatcataaattatttgtgCATGCGATGTTAACTGTTTCAATGTTGTATACTCTAATTTCGTTAATATGTCTTTTGCTTTTTGCTGATCGTTAGAAACTATATCatctaaatatatagtaGTTGAAGGTgttttcacatttttcactatatttattaattcctTTAATCTTGGAACACCTAGAGTAACGTTTTTTGATCCTACTCCTGCAAAATGAAATGTATTTAAGGTCATCTGAGTAGCTGGTTCACCGATAGACTGAGCTGCTAATGCTCCTACACACTCCCCAGGATGACATAAGGACTTATAAAATATCCTTTCAATTTCTTGTAATAACCAATCTATTCCTTTTAAACTTATATTATGTGTTTGTGTCAATAGCTTTGAATTCAAGTATGTTCTTAAATGCGCTTTCAACAACAATGTAGCATTGTTCTGGGCCTCTACTGACAACGTATCATTgctgtttatttgttttattataactaatttttctagaaaattatttacctTGTGTACTACTTGTACCGGGTCCACCATCATTCCATTACTACTGCTGTCTTCTTCATAATGCCCTCTCAACATGCTTCCGAACGGCTTCACATTTCCCTGCGTGCGTCCACCTCCAGGGAAGTAGTACTCATTGTTTCCATGATCACTTCCATTGTTATCATCACTGCTGCTATCTTCAATGCCGCTTCCTTCACTGCTACTTCCTTCACTCCCATCTCCGCTACCGTCGCGTCCAGAACCCGCTCCCTCCTCTTCACCGAATGGGCGGAATGTCTTATAGGCACTCTGACTCTTCATTACATTGGCTAGATCGTGGCTCTcatactctttttttatttccgaCATTAATTCGTCGTTGTTTATGGTGCCATCTGGGAAGTCACCACTGCCAAAGCTACCACCAATGCTTCCACTGATACCATCATCCATACCAACATCATTAACACCGTAATTGTCGCACATCTTGgtgttcttttctttttctttttctttttctttttttttttttttttccttctctttCTCCTTCTccttttctcctttttttccctctCGTCCAGACTCATTTTTGACCTAATTTTTTGGTCATCCCCATTTTTCACCTTGCTACTAATCAGGGGGATAAATGGAAATTGGGACTTGGCATATTCTATTAGCCTGTTCATATTAATGGGCAAATGTTGTCTTATATCCCCATCTGGAAAAATCTCTTTACACAGataatttttgcatttatataaCTCTTCAAATTCTTGGTTCAATATATTCTGTTTGTTATAGTCTATATATGAGGATGATGTTTTCCCATCATCTCCTCCTTTACCTAAGAAGAAATCTTTTCCATATGGTTCTTCATCAAAATTGTATTTATACAATTTcttaatttctttattatctAATTTCATTAAATCAATAATTTGATCTTCTATATATTCTCCTGCCATTCCATCTTCTccatataaaaattgaataatatCACCATATGAGTTTCTGACAGTTCGATCATATTGTACCATAACATCCTCCATAGCTTTAATTAACCTCCTTTGTATATAACCAGTTTCGGA
This window contains:
- a CDS encoding DNA-directed RNA polymerase II subunit RPB1 yields the protein MTVDLNIPYSACELKRVKRLELGVLDPEIIKKISVCEIVNVDIYKDGFPREGGLNDIRMGTIDYKTLCGTCNMNVKYCPGHFGYIELAKPMYHYGFMNVVLSILRCVCYHCGRLLCNMNNSKVKYIEKIKVNSLRLKKLSELCQGIKVCDHSSAQEDLLHINDNSINNFYNNDLSNLNVNQQMLLNPNCYSNIFEMVSKEDVDCGCVQPKYTREGPNLYIQFLHSSEEDIDESKRKLSAEEALEILKRIRKEEMGILGFNSDRCIPSSLILTYIPIPPPCARPYVQYGNQRSEDDLTLKLLDIVKTNIQLKKQTDRGAKSHVLQDLCSLLQFHITTLFDNDIPGMPIATTRSKKPIKAIKTRLKGKEGRLRGNIMGKRVDFSARTVITGDPNLNIDYIGVPKSVAMTLTFCETVTPLNYDDLKKLVERGPYEWPGARYIIRDNGTKYDLRHVRKNSERELEYGYKVERHMTDEDYILFNRQPSLHKMSIMGHKVKILPYSTFRLNLAVTSPYNADFDGDEMNLHLAQSHETRSEIKHLMIVQKQIVSPQGNKPVMGIVQDSLLAIRKFTRRDNFLSKEEIMSLLIWIPYWNHVIPTPAIIKPKPLWTGKQIFSMLLHFDDLDKHDNDGGNISGNSDDPLKSQGGDRNAHFDEETTHRTHHLSRLGVNHPSSPGIMVDGMNQGGNMLFMNSVKNQGTISNDKFNNSSNSNHNNAMSRKYNGIKINLIRDSSTSCKDDNPYCSVSDGKVIIKNNELLSGIICKRTVGSSSGSLIHILWHEMGPDKTKDFISALQKVMNNWLEYVGFTVSCSDIIASNKILDKVKDILNKSKKEVSKIVKKAQRGELECQPGKSLYESFETRVNNELNCAREMAGKVASESLDERNNIFSMVTSGSKGSIINISQIISCVGQQNVEGKRIPFGFNHRSLPHFIKFDYGPESRGFVSNSYLSGLTPQEVFFHAMGGREGIIDTACKTSETGYIQRRLIKAMEDVMVQYDRTVRNSYGDIIQFLYGEDGMAGEYIEDQIIDLMKLDNKEIKKLYKYNFDEEPYGKDFFLGKGGDDGKTSSSYIDYNKQNILNQEFEELYKCKNYLCKEIFPDGDIRQHLPINMNRLIEYAKSQFPFIPLISSKEKEKEKEKKKKKEKEKEKEKNTKMCDNYGVNDVGMDDGISGSIGGSFGSGDFPDGTINNDELMSEIKKEYESHDLANVMKSQSAYKTFRPFGEEEGAGSGRDGSGDGSEGSSSEGSGIEDSSSDDNNGSDHGNNEYYFPGGGRTQGNVKPFGSMLRGHYEEDSSSNGMMVDPVQVVHKVNNFLEKLVIIKQINSNDTLSVEAQNNATLLLKAHLRTYLNSKLLTQTHNISLKGIDWLLQEIERIFYKSLCHPGECVGALAAQSIGEPATQMTLNTFHFAGVGSKNVTLGVPRLKELINIVKNVKTPSTTIYLDDIVSNDQQKAKDILTKLEYTTLKQLTSHAQIIYDPNTTSTILEEDKIWVNEFYEFPDEDDTQYSLGEWVLRIQLTNIHVNEKKLTMKEIVYIIYSVFSSDELDIIYTDDNSEDLILRIRVKYLNGEYNFLTDDGENANGYEEEEEEEEDYNNIANSFKTKKATPADTAINNNNALNQIKEEDAFSQNSSRSHRNVNNGGSTNNGSNNMHISNNNSNDVNNAADSNNNRGVNNEGEGKQIKKGRSGAGTSAASVVVTSDKGDSDDEDDDFLFGGNQTRAMDENHHSSNSKRNNNYNLENMKESMNQEDAYSKLSAKTAENDLQMKSSNKSGRSGGSGGSSSSSSTSTTSSSSNNGSGNNSSAMNNSGGLNNNSGMNNNGGMNNNSGNNPLLSKEDTEDTFLKKLMEQCLSSLKLRGIENITKVYMREEPKITYDSDKGKFIRSSHWVLDTDGCNLESIFCAPLVDFKKTVSNDIVEIFEVLGIEAVRRALLKELRTVISFDSSYVNYRHLSILCDVMTQKGYLMSITRHGINRVDKGPLVKCSFEETVEILLEAAAFAQVDNLRGITENIMLGQLCKIGTGVFDIIIDNEKLNDANQNLETIQDITSAGFTTPDSHHGITPDGLQSPIAINTLNSPLPFSPTYNANLLSPTAPIDNSTNSNNSMNSILSPQYIQNYTDNIISPTKNDFNNLDTLKLGGKFSPTIQSPKSPTSVIHSPFSPFDNNNQQLMDTNLLFSPKNNITNSSNNMMNNYNVFSPKANMATNIQSPVMYSPIPMTNPMINPMMDIFSPKPHIQNNVYSPSYSPTSPTYNANNAYYSPTSPNNNSSSGNYSSYNQSNDLTNANRKYSMISPVYSVTSPKYSPTSPQYSPTSPVPNNPSSPQYSPYSITSPKFSPTSPAYSISSPVYDKNTAINNNHPLSPAYILQSPVQVRQHAQDVQMFSPVQKANVADVQNDDPFSPMPYNIDEEEMKEE